Proteins co-encoded in one Papaver somniferum cultivar HN1 chromosome 5, ASM357369v1, whole genome shotgun sequence genomic window:
- the LOC113278763 gene encoding desiccation-related protein PCC13-62-like — MDSVGFPLSVEPIAIYVDDVHLLQFSLNLEHLLAEFYLYGALGCGLDKVAPELVMGGPPPIGAQKANLDKLVSRIIEEFGYQQVGHIRAIKTTVGGFPRPLVDLSASIFAKIMNNAFGYPLDPPFDPYANTLNFMLAAYVIPYYGINTYVGANPFIKGWKTKRLLADLLGVAAGQDAVIRKYLYERADYKVYPYDHTVAKYTERVSALSNALGMCGIKDEGIRVPPYLGAENRTTSNLLSADYNSLSYAGTPREVLRIVYATGSEHVPGGFFPKGENGKIARELLLYHYKS, encoded by the exons ATGGACTCGGTAGGTTTTCCTCTATCAGTAGAACCAATTGCAATTTACGTGGACGACGTCCATTTGCTGCAGTTTTCTTTGAATCTCGAGCACTTGCTAGCTGAGTTTTACTTGTATGGAGCACTGGGTTGTGGTCTTGATAAAGTCGCTCCGGAATTAGTAATGGGCGGACCACCGCCGATTGGAGCACAGAAA gctaATCTTGATAAACTTGTTAGCCGTATTATCGAGGAGTTTGGATATCAACAAGTTGGCCATATAAG GGCTATTAAAACGACAGTTGGTGGATTTCCAAGGCCGTTGGTGGATCTCAGTGCTAGTATTTTTGCTAAGATAATGAATAATGCGTTTGGATATCCTCTGGATCCTCCGTTTGATCCATACGCAAACACCCTGAATTTCATGTTGGCTGCATACGTGATTCCATACTATGGAATTAACACTTACGTTGGTGCGAATCCATTCATCAAGGGATGGAAAACCAAAAGG CTGTTAGCAGATTTATTAGGAGTAGCAGCAGGGCAGGACGCTGTCATAAGGAAGTATCTGTACGAGAGGGCAGATTATAAAGTGTACCCATATGATCACACTGTCGCCAAATATACAGAGCGTGTCTCAGCGCTGAGCAATGCATTAGGGATGTGCGGCATTAAAGATGAAGGTATCCGTGTGCCTCCATACTTGGGAGCAGAGAATCGAACAACCAGCAACTTGTTGTCAGCTGACTATAATTCCCTATCTTACGCTGGAACACCGCGTGAAGTTTTGAGGATTGTATATGCAACTGGGAGCGAACATGTTCCCGGTGGATTCTTCccaaaaggagaaaatggaaagattgCCAGAGAACTACTACTATACCATTACAAATCATAA